A stretch of DNA from Candidatus Sysuiplasma acidicola:
GATGTTCTCCAGTTTTACCACATAGGCGGGTTCGGACAAGTCGTCTCAATACTGAAGGGCGTAGTGAACATCATATTCGGTATTGCGTATATTCTCATCGGCATCGACATCAGGAAGTAGTCTTCTTCGCCATGCATAGGCATTTGGGCCAGGGTCCCGGCTAACGACAATATACGCATTTTCCAGCAGAATTGTCTCGGATCTTTTGAAGTGTTGCTGTTTTACGACTCCTCAACCAATTGTTCCGTGTTGCATCCGGATGAATCACATAATGCACTGGACATCGGCCTGGGGTACCGGCTCACATTCATCGTCCACAACATCTAAATAACGAATTCAGATATGTGCTATTAAGGGATAGGATGGCAATTCTCAAGAAAAGGGAATTTGGAAAAGGTGACATGTCTCCGGTGGAAACAACAGAATTCATAGATCTTACTCAGATGAATTTTGAGACTGAAAACCAGGTTGGCGCCAAGACACTGGTCAAAGTTGCAGAGATATACCGTTATGAGGATCTGAGCAAACTGACGGCACATGTCTTCAACGGGCACATACTCGTTCTCGATTACACCGCTCTCTCCGGCGATCAGCTTGCGATGAAACGCATAACGAATGATTTGAAGCTCATTGCCAGGGACGTAGGCGGCGACGTGGCTGGCCTGGGAAAGAATTATTTCATAGTCACGCCCGGCGGCGTTAAGGTAGACAGGAACAAGATCAAAGGCGGCTTCTGATATCATTCCGATATTGGCGGAGTTGCTGAAAACGCACCATCCTTGAAGATCAGCGTAAGATAACCGTGTTCTACCTTGGAATGCCTGAGCTTCAGACACCTTATTCTCAGCTGATAGTCTGCCTCTCCCACCTGGTGAAACCGCAGCGCAATAGTTCCGTCCGCGAGAAAATCCTCCCCGTATGCGGATATCTCTTCGCTTCCAGGCTGAAGTTCGGATATTATGAATGAGGTTATTCCCATCTTCCTCAGGAAACCGAAGAAATGAAAGAGCTCCTGCCTGGGATTTTCAACGTGGTTGAGTGAGAAGACCGCATTTATTGAATCGAGCACCACAATGTCCACACCTGCGGCCTCGATCCTCTTTTTGATGTATTCCTCAAGTATCTTGAACCAGTCCCTTCCGCTGTCCGCATCTTCATGTTCCAGCCTGAGTGTTGCTATATCAGATATGGTGAGGGAGGAATCGTCTACAGGCCAGAAACCCAGTGATTTCATGGATTCCATCAGACTCTGCTTCGTCTCCTCGAGCGATATGTACAGACATTTCATTCCCATTTTTCTCGAATTGTTCCACAGGAGATTCATGGATACCGAGGACTTCATCGTGCCCGGCGAACCGAAGATAAGAACGATGTGTCCCTTCCTTATCCCGCCGTCGATCCTGCCGTCAAAACCCTCTATGAATGTCTTAACTCTGTCTGTAGCCGCTGTCTTTGTTTCCAATTAAACCGCCGTTTACTTCACCTGTTTTGATTTAAAACTGATGACACGATTCTCGTCTTTTCTCACTCACTCTTCATCAGCGGCCTGAATGTCCTCAAATATTGCATTACTCTTTACTTCATCATCATGGGCCGGAGAGACCACATCGTCGTGCATGACGGCGTTCATGGAAGCATAAGGCTGGACGGCCTTTACGGCGATTTGCTGGATACACCAGAAATGCAGAGAATGGGGCAGATTCATCAGCTCGGCCTCGCCAACCTTGTTTTCCCGGGGGCCAATCACACAAGAATGGAGCACATGATCGGAGCGTTCCATCTTGCCGGGAGATTCTGCTCCTCGCTTGGTATCACCGGGCATGAAGCCGAGATGCTGCGCGTTGCTGCTCTCGTCCATGATGTCGGCCATCCGCCTTTCTCGCACACCTTTGAGGACGTTCTGAAGAGAAGACTCGGCATAGATCACATGGAGCTGACAGCCAGGATTATAAGAGGGCTGGTGGACGTCGTTCCGGAGGGAGAAACCACAGTTCTA
This window harbors:
- the sepF gene encoding cell division protein SepF, with the protein product MAILKKREFGKGDMSPVETTEFIDLTQMNFETENQVGAKTLVKVAEIYRYEDLSKLTAHVFNGHILVLDYTALSGDQLAMKRITNDLKLIARDVGGDVAGLGKNYFIVTPGGVKVDRNKIKGGF
- a CDS encoding RAD55 family ATPase yields the protein METKTAATDRVKTFIEGFDGRIDGGIRKGHIVLIFGSPGTMKSSVSMNLLWNNSRKMGMKCLYISLEETKQSLMESMKSLGFWPVDDSSLTISDIATLRLEHEDADSGRDWFKILEEYIKKRIEAAGVDIVVLDSINAVFSLNHVENPRQELFHFFGFLRKMGITSFIISELQPGSEEISAYGEDFLADGTIALRFHQVGEADYQLRIRCLKLRHSKVEHGYLTLIFKDGAFSATPPISE